CTTTGGCCTCCATTCTATGTAACCTCTAGATGAAACACTGTTGTCTAAGAgcaaatggacagaaaaatgGCAAAGGAAAAAATTACACTTCAGTGGAACTGTTTTTTAACCCACACCTCATCGACTTTGGTGTATCAGTATCTGGCCAGACCCCCTACAGAGACTGGTAGCCATCAGTCCTTCTCTTGCGGCCCAGTAGGTACGCCAGCAGCACGATGAAAATGAGTACCAGCAAAGTCACTCCCACTGCAATGGCTACACGATAATCATGCTTGTCAGCAGGACAGGGGTCAGCTAGAAAACACATGACACAGTAAGTCACATATTTAGCAacacatttgtttaatgtgacCATCATGAAGATGTTAATTAACAGCCCCTTTTGTAAGGTGTCATTCTGCCAAGTGATGGTCTATTtactacagtgtgtgtctgtagcttAAAATTAGATTATTAACAGCTTCATGTGTAAATAAGAACATGTTGTGAAATCAATCAGCAAATAGACTATGTTTAAATTTCAACCCTTAATGCTGAGttctaacattttattaaaGGTTTGGTCTTTGTGTGTTAATGCTTCACATTCATATTTGCAAGTGATGTGGCCAGCTCTAGCGTTTGGAAGCGCTAAGACCAATAATGaattaatatataaatgtaaaaagtcaaatatttgctGCTGCAGATGATTGAAAAGTACAACAAATCTAtagttgaaataaaaataaatatagcaCCTAAGTAGGTATACTATGACACTTCATTTGCAGACATTAGAATATGTTGCACTCTAAACCACTGGACAATCATGCAACTTGGTGCATTCTTTATGCTGCGGTGTGGTTAGTGTTGACTGAGCTGGTGGTTTTGCAGTAATTAGATATCAGTTGTCAGTCATAAAATATAGCTGTTACTGATACTCTTTTCTGCTATGGCTTCTAGTACTGatcattaattgtttttttatattatttctactttttttgtGCTCAAGAAGAGAAATTGAATTAATGGAtctaacaaaacatttaatagACAGCTGTATGTATTCATAAGAATGTTCCctaattctattttttttctcatgagtAGACTTACGAAAGCCAAAATTGTTGTTGGTCAGATTGAAGGCCTGCATCTTGTTTTGGGTGACATCCAGGTACAGTCCTTTCCCCATGTAGAGTGATTCATTCCTACAGGAGTAATAGCTTCCCACCTTTGCAGTAAAGAGATGCACTGACTTGTTGCTGGCAGTGTAATTCTTGAAATCTGCAACAATCAAAGTGAGTCCTTTCATCATGATGGTTCCCAGAAAATAACCAGACGTGTTAGACTACATCATAACAAAAGAAGCTTGGTGTTTACCGGCATCACATAGTTAATTGAGAACACCTACCAATAACTGAAATACCAGTGCACAATTAGTGACCCAGTTACAAGAGTATAAAATGTAATAAGATGGCAGCACATCTTCCATAAAGACTACAATAAAACATGGATATTCTTAACTTACCTCCCACCATGAAGGCGTAGGacaggaaaaaagacaaagtatCAACGTAGACAATATTATCAGTGGTGTTCTGAGGAAATAAGAAAATcagacaggtttttttttttacagaggtTGTTATCCAATGACACTAGGTAATTAACGTGCTATGTGCTGCTTTTTCAATCATTACTGTAATCAAATGGGAGCTATTGGTTTTAATGTCAACAATCAAGACTGTCACTCAAAACTGACAGGTTctggaagtttttcctctccactgtcaccaagtgtttactcataagggatttgttggatttctgtgatttggtgctagacaaataaattgaattgacaAGTTCTGTTCTTCTCTATGCTGTATAGAGTGTCCGTCTGTTGATGTGAAATTTTCTGAATTCTTTAGACCACAAATGAAAGACAAAGCTACTGTTTTGGCACGTACTGTGCTGAACTTTGAGGTTACATAGCAACAGACACAGAACCTGTCTGACAAGTCCAACTAAATATTACTGTTTGGTTATTAACCCTATAATTcatccacaaaaacaaaaaacactcctGCTGATTGTTGATGGACTTTTGTTCTAAAATGAGtcattacattttcacagtATGTAAAATTCATACTATTAAGGTTTCTGCCATGTATTGTGCATGCTTTTCTTTGACCTGCTCTTCTGTATAATCGCAATGACTGAAAAGACGCTATTCTAATCTACTGACATATATAATTACATGACTGTCTCCATGTGACTTTTTATGCTAGCAGTCCATTAAGCTTCTACATAGTGCCAGCTTTCTGCAGGTGGGGCACGCATTATTAGGCAGCTAACAAAGTTAAACTTAGTGAAGtattttcagtaaaataaaagaggaaCTTAAAACTGATAAACCTTCATTGGAACATAGTTTATTTGAATGTTAGCTGTTAAAATCATAAGGTTTGAATTTTAATATCAAGTACTGTGCTAGATAGTAATTTATCTGGATATGGACAGTAAACCATGAGAACATACTTCACTTTTACAAAAAGTAATATGAAAGCAAGTGTCAAAAGCTAGGTGTCACCGATACACAGTCCACACATACTGGTAAGTGATTCATCTTTCCAGTCAGTTTTAAAGATATTAAATATTCTTTCTTCAGTTACTGCCCCAGATGTGTTTACTATACAGTGAGAGGTAGGTTGGTTAGTTCATTTTGCTGTATGTTATCCATCACCAAGCACCTTCAACAGTCACAGCCTGTTCATCTGGACTGCCATTTAGAAAAACACTAAACCACAACTGCTGTGGAGTGAAGCAGTATGATACAGTTTCCCGTCACATGCTCGTAGAACAGGCTTGTCTACTAAACTTCCTTTTTTGACCAAATCTTTCTGATTCCAGTTCCTGTATTAAATTACCAGTCAAACAACTTTTAACTCATTGAAAGACTAACTGGGTCATTTGCATTACTGTCatagtatttatttgtttgcatttaatATCAAATCAGTGTGAGCAGCTCAAAAACAAGACTGTGCTGCCTTGCCTATCACTAAAACTTGACATTATAATGTCATAGGTGTAACAAATTAAGAAAGGTACCTTTCTGAACAAGAAGGTGATGGAACCCTCTGAGAAGACAAGAGTGAGGTTGGCCTTAGTTTCGTCACAGACTCCTTCTGGATGGGTGTACTTTGGCTGAACAATAAAGGTTCCATTGACCTGAGAGAGAAATCGAAAGAAACCAGCCACCTTGaatcacattaaaacaccaaaCTGCATTGTCAAGCATGATTAGTAATTGTCTGTCACAAACATGACACACAATTAACCTTGCACAGTCATGAAGTCCACCACAAAGCGGAAattaaaacttgaaaaaaaagattttctcaATTCCTGAAAATAGTATGCTGACAACTGCATTGCTCAAAGCTGAGTCAGAATTCTGCCAAAAGTTCTATCCATGCTGATGTCCTAAATTGCTTACTAAATCCTTAAAAGCAATTTTACTTTTAGAGCCTCCTCAGAAAATTAACTAGAACTTTGAACTCTCATTGCTGTGCCACTTGTGTCTGCTGTAACAAACTAAATGTACCTCAGGTGTTGCAAGTCGGATCTGCAGCGATAGCTGGGTCATCACACAAAccacatttttgtctgtctttaggCTGTAGTTTCCTACAGTCAAGTTGGTAGGGGTTGGAGTAGGATGAGGAGGTGAGGTTGTAGTTGTGGTAGTTGGTGGGGTGGTGGTATTAGTTTTGGCAGTGGTAGTTGGTGGGGTGGTGGTATTAGTTTTGGCAGTTGTAGTTGGTGGGGTGGTGGTATTAGTTTTGGCAGTTGTAGTTGGTGGGGTGGTGGTATTAGTTTTGGCGGTTGTAGTTGGTGGGGTGGTGGTATTAGTTTTGGCGGTTGTAGTTGGTGGGGTGGTGGTATTAGTTTTGCCGGTGGTAGTTGGTGGGGTGGTGGTATTAGTTTTGCCGGTGGTAGTTGGTGGGGTGGTGGTATTAGTTTTGCCGGTGGTAGTTGGTGGGGTGGTGGTAGTTGTAGCGGAAGTGGTAGAAGTGCTAAACTCTTCTGCAGGAGACACAGTGACAGAAGGCTTGGAATTCCTTTTGGCTTCAGCCAAGGACAGCGCTTAAATTAAAAGATAAGAAGGAGAAACAGATCCATTTCAGTATTCACATATATAcgtatacacatatacacacacaccacctcccTGTGCTTCCTTCTACTTTAACCTGCTTTAATGGATTGCTTTGTTGACTTGGGGACAGTGGAACAAACTGAATACTcaatgcatattttattattagcttAACAGGTTAGTAAGCAACTGCATATTTACACATCTAACATTCTTTTACCTTTGTTTTGGTCTACACCAactgctgtctgctgctgggGCAGGCAGTACACAGCTGATTTATCAAAGCTTTGTTGGTGCCTGCTGCCTCAGAAGTATTAGAAATGTAGCTGATGATACAAAGTACTACAGAGCTGAGTGGAACTGCAGAGTTTGCATTGTCAATACAAATAACCACTACCACATCACATACAGTAAAGTAATTAACTGTTAATCTAAAAGATGATTAgtgcatattttaaaatgtagacCTTTGAACTCTGAGCAGCTTAGCCCTTTCAACAAGCATAATAAAACTAGCAAACTGACCCACTTTATTAGCCTGCTGGCTTGTCTGTTAGTATCACACATATCTAAGTGTGCTGCACATTAATGGCactgatatatttttatcaAACAGTTTACTGCTAGTTTCAGGCAATAGTTACTTTGTCAGTTCTAGGATTGGGATACAACAGGTGACTTATACACCCAtggttgattttaaaaagtgtcatGTTACTGATTTTATGTTAAGCAGCAGCAATAAAAGTAAGTACAACAAGGTGGCCAGCAATAAATAAGAAACCACCATAGTAAACAATTCATAACTTTCCTCTAAAAGCTAAAATACTCTATAAACCATCTTTAATTAACTGAACTGCGATTAAATCAAACGTAGTACAGGGCCGGAAGCCAAACAGGCCAGGAAAGCGTGGTTAACATTTAAGACGCCAATATTCACTGCTGTTTTCACCCGTTTGAGCTTCAACGCAAAGGTGCGGATTCACCCTGTGAAAACAACAGCCTTCATCTGCTGACATGTGACTCAGACATGTAACACTATCGAAAGACTGCGGAAATTTCTGTTCCCCAAACAATCCAGGAAGTCAGAGTAGTGAGATCTCAAAACGTCTCATTATACACCGAACCAAGCGACATAGAAAGACTTAACACAGCGTCCGCAAAGGgtacagaaaataaacataaccCAGGTTCACTCCGTGAAGCAACAGAATTGTGTTGTATCATAAAAACTATTTCCAAGTTTGTCAAAGTGGTTGAAAGAGAAAAGCTCTCACCTGACAGAGCGCAGCAGGCCGCAACAATGAACAGAGCAGCCCCCTTCATGGTGACAAGACCTCACTCACTGACTGacttgactgactgactgaaagcACTAAGTTCACTGCTGCACTTATTCTAACACGACCTCAATATGCAACAACTGCGCAGCGTCCCCACTAATAAACACCCGCGTCAAGCTGAAACACGCATGACAGGAAGTCAGAACTCACATCTGAACAATAGCTCATTATCAAGGACAAACGCTTATTATTTAAATAGGTAGGACACAGGATACAGTACTTTTATTGCCACTGTGAGCACACAGCCAAATTTTATTGGTGACAGCACATGGGCCATATAAACGGTAGAATAAATATGCAgtggtgattttattttgaaaatattaaaataacaaagtgtTGATTCTTTTAAACTTGCCAGCTGACCTCAACACTCATGAAACGAAACCAAAGTGAAGGCAGGGAGGGAAACTGGGCTAAAAGACGAGTGAAAGGTCGCATGTTATTTTCCCAgcagaatgaaatgaaacttgTGTCGTTCAGCAGGCCTGCCTCGATTtgttcatgtgatttttttcccaATGTGACTTAGAGTTTATCATAAtcaaacaggaacaaaaacacacacaaagtctgaACACATTATGGAAAATGCTGCAAATCCAAATCATGCACTGTTTTCAATAACTATTTACAAAACCGTCcgcaaatgtatttagttagTGAGGAACAAATGGAACAAAATAATAGTTAATGATTTGTTAATGAGTAGTTTTTCTAAATCATCGAGTAAATACTTAGTACCATACGTCACTTTACTTGACTGTGTCCCAAAAAAGTATGTAAGGGCAGGGAGTAATGAGAGGGACCATTAAGTACTCAATACGATATGTCATTTTACTTCAAGGTGTCAGGATCTACTCCGTGTTTCCTGTTTgggacttttgttttggtagtatttcctgtgttcctgGTAGCGTCATGTTTTACCTgtattgctttcacctgtgtctggaTGATTCCTTTGTGTGCTTTGTTCCTTGTTTTCCCATCCCCCTTTCTGTCTTACTCGGTGTATGTGTTCTGCTGAGGCAAGGAGGTAATGAGCCACACCTGATGCTCATCTGGTTATTAGGAGGACCTGTACACGGGAGATTTTAGGACTGAGGCTAGGGCTGAGCCCCACTAAAAGTCTGGGATTGCATTTATACAGGGCCTTAATGCCCAGGGGTCCATTTCTGTCCATCActgtcctctctccttctctgtgctctTGCCAAACAGCAAACCTAAaatccaatcacagaatctataatgTTATAAAAGGCATACATTAACTATACAAATTTGTATTACTCTAGTTGGATACTGGGTTGTTATGGGTAATGCTGTCtggtagtgtcattttgacctcactttaTCACCTGAACCcagttgttttatttggaaCTGAACTTTCTTAATACTGCATGGGTTTGGTATtgccacacagagacaaccaacctcacacacacacacacgcacacacacacacacttcgagtcaccaatcaacttcATATACATGTTTTTCGACTGCGGTGAAGAAtccggagtacccagagaaaactatcttgctgtgaggcaacagtgctaaccactcatccactgtgctggcTACTGtggtatatatttattatatatatatttattatattactatattatacaatattatTGGACAAGTTATTTCTATTTAAGCCAGTGGTTTAAAagtttcactttgattttcaaTGTAATTTTGAATACAGCCATTCATGGAATTTCAATGGAATACAGTCTTCCTGAATTTCCTTCCAGGGATTAATAAAGCCTGTgttatctcatcttatcttattcTATCTTATTGATTTTAGTTTCCATTGACCACTGTTTT
The window above is part of the Mastacembelus armatus chromosome 18, fMasArm1.2, whole genome shotgun sequence genome. Proteins encoded here:
- the LOC113138001 gene encoding macrosialin-like produces the protein MKGAALFIVAACCALSALSLAEAKRNSKPSVTVSPAEEFSTSTTSATTTTTPPTTTGKTNTTTPPTTTGKTNTTTPPTTTGKTNTTTPPTTTAKTNTTTPPTTTAKTNTTTPPTTTAKTNTTTPPTTTAKTNTTTPPTTTAKTNTTTPPTTTTTTSPPHPTPTPTNLTVGNYSLKTDKNVVCVMTQLSLQIRLATPEVNGTFIVQPKYTHPEGVCDETKANLTLVFSEGSITFLFRKNTTDNIVYVDTLSFFLSYAFMVGDFKNYTASNKSVHLFTAKVGSYYSCRNESLYMGKGLYLDVTQNKMQAFNLTNNNFGFPDPCPADKHDYRVAIAVGVTLLVLIFIVLLAYLLGRKRRTDGYQSL